A single window of Candidatus Krumholzibacteriia bacterium DNA harbors:
- the accC gene encoding acetyl-CoA carboxylase biotin carboxylase subunit produces the protein MFQRVLIANRGEIALRIIRACQRLKIQTVAAYSEADADSSHLEQADRRVCIGPAKSADSYLNMAAILQAAEQTDCSAIHPGYGFLAENALFAELCTQAKMTFIGPPAGAMRRLGDKATARQTMRQAGLPIIPGSAGTLSGWEEARALAEAIGFPVLLKATAGGGGKGMRRVDAAEDIEAKYREAALEAEKAFGNGALYLEKYIVDGRHIEFQVLADAYGNVVHLGERECSAQRRHQKLVEESPSPVVDARMRNELGAKICSALAQVGYRNAGTVEFFRDAGGQLYFMEMNTRLQVEHPVTEMVTGRDLVVEQIRIAANEPLGFTQADVALQGHAIECRINAEDPAQDFRPHPGLVAKFVPPESGNGGDGARVRVDTHVQPGYRIPPYYDSMLAKLVVWGKTREAAREGMLRALGSFTVTGVKTTIPVHLQIMQDPRFAAGDYDTGFIGRLLH, from the coding sequence ATGTTCCAACGCGTACTCATCGCGAACCGCGGCGAGATCGCGCTGCGTATCATCAGAGCGTGCCAGCGTCTGAAGATCCAGACGGTGGCGGCGTACTCCGAAGCGGACGCCGATTCCTCCCACCTCGAACAGGCCGATCGTCGAGTCTGCATCGGCCCGGCGAAGAGCGCCGACAGCTACCTCAACATGGCCGCCATCCTCCAGGCGGCGGAGCAGACGGATTGCAGCGCCATCCATCCGGGCTACGGCTTCCTCGCCGAGAACGCCCTCTTCGCCGAGCTGTGCACGCAGGCGAAGATGACCTTCATCGGTCCACCCGCCGGCGCCATGCGCCGCTTGGGGGACAAGGCCACGGCGCGGCAGACCATGCGACAGGCGGGTCTGCCGATCATCCCCGGATCGGCGGGGACGCTGTCCGGCTGGGAGGAAGCGCGGGCGCTGGCGGAGGCGATCGGTTTCCCCGTGCTGCTCAAGGCCACCGCCGGCGGCGGCGGCAAGGGGATGCGCCGCGTCGACGCCGCCGAGGACATCGAGGCCAAGTACCGTGAGGCCGCCCTCGAAGCCGAGAAGGCATTCGGCAACGGTGCCCTCTATCTGGAGAAGTACATCGTCGACGGACGTCACATCGAGTTCCAGGTGCTCGCCGACGCCTACGGCAACGTCGTCCACCTGGGGGAGCGCGAGTGCTCGGCGCAGCGCCGGCATCAGAAGCTGGTGGAGGAATCGCCGTCGCCCGTGGTGGACGCCCGAATGCGGAACGAGCTCGGCGCCAAGATCTGCAGCGCTCTGGCACAGGTCGGCTACCGCAACGCCGGCACGGTGGAGTTCTTCCGCGACGCCGGCGGACAGCTCTACTTCATGGAGATGAACACGCGGCTGCAGGTGGAGCACCCGGTGACCGAGATGGTCACGGGCCGGGACCTGGTGGTCGAGCAGATCCGGATCGCGGCGAACGAGCCGCTGGGCTTCACCCAGGCAGACGTGGCCTTGCAAGGGCATGCGATCGAATGCCGGATCAATGCCGAGGACCCGGCGCAAGACTTCCGTCCCCATCCCGGCTTGGTCGCGAAGTTCGTGCCGCCGGAAAGCGGGAACGGAGGCGATGGGGCACGGGTGCGCGTCGACACGCACGTGCAGCCGGGCTACCGGATCCCACCCTATTACGACTCGATGCTCGCCAAGCTCGTGGTCTGGGGGAAGACGCGAGAGGCGGCGCGGGAGGGCATGCTCCGCGCCCTCGGGTCCTTCACCGTCACCGGCGTGAAGACCACGATTCCCGTGCACCTGCAGATCATGCAAGATCCGCGCTTCGCTGCCGGCGACTACGACACCGGCTTCATCGGCCGGCTGCTGCACTAG